A portion of the Psilocybe cubensis strain MGC-MH-2018 chromosome 10, whole genome shotgun sequence genome contains these proteins:
- a CDS encoding Serine hydroxymethyltransferase 6 has translation MRAILVELKLYPKHVIANARTLAAALVFHSYRLQTGGTDNHLILWDLCPIDLTGSKVKKVCDLMGITINISGGFRLGTSALTSCNMKEEYIKVFAKFLHCPVQLLLLLQKEAGSKQDCVCVATVPQDSLKRYKQVTQLREEVIMFASKWLLPGIDVVTLTRHERLHE, from the exons ATGCGCGCCATCCTTGTAGAACTA AAACTCTACCCAAAGCATGTCATCGCCAACGCCCGTACACTTGCCGCTGCTCTGGTGTTCCACAGCTACAGACTGCAGACTGGCGGTACTGACAACCACCTCATCCTCTGGGATCTTTGCCCCATTGATCTTACCGGCAGCAAAGTCAAGAAGGTCTGCGATCTCATGGGTATCACAATCAACA TTTCCGGTGGATTCCGTCTCGGCACATCCGCGCTCACCTCGTGCAACATGAAAGAGGAGTATATCAAGGTCTTTGCCAAGTTTCTGCACTGCCCCGTGCAGCTCTTGCTCTTGCTCCAGAAGGAGGCCGGCTCGAAGCAGGACTGTGTCTGCGTTGCAACTGTGCCCCAGGACAGCCTCAAGAGATACAAGCAGGTGACGCAGCTCAGGGAGGAGGTCATCATGTTTGCCAGCAAATGGCTGCTCCCCGGCATCGATGTTGTGACGCTCACTAGGCATGAGCGTCTGCATGAGTAA